The Flexistipes sp. genomic interval TTTTACCGGTCTTATATCCCTTGGTCACGGTGCTTTCATCGGAGTGGGTGCTTATGCAGCTGCGTATATTTTTAACAATACTGATTTGAATTTTCTGATTGTAATACCTCTTGCAGGACTTGTTACTGCAGCTGTGGGAATGTTTTTCGGTATTCCTTCTTTGAGGCTGAAAGGTTTGTATCTTTCAATAGCGACACTGGCAGCCCAATTTATCCTCCAGTTTTTCTTTGTGAGGGCGGAATTTATAACCGGTGGGGTTTCAGGAGCTTTTGTGAATTTTCCTTCAGTTTTCGGAGTAAGTATAAACAGTGATTTCAGTTTTTATTTTGTGGGGTTGATCTTTACAATAATAATGCTTTTGGCCGCTAAGAACCTTATCAGAACAAAAACGGGAAGGATTTTTCTCAGTATCAGAGATAATTATATCGCTGCGGAAGCCATGGGAGTAAATGTTTTTAAATACAAAATCATTTCTTTTGGAATCAGCTCCTTTTATGCAGGGGTTGCAGGGGCATTGTGGCTTTTTTATCTTACGATAATTACTCCCGAGCATTTTACCATAGGGGTTTCAATCCAGTATCTTTCAATGGTTATTATAGGTGGACTGGGAAGTTTGCTGGGCAGTATTTTCGGAGCGGTTTTTATAACCTTACTTCCTGAATTTTTAAGATTTGCAGCCGATAATCTGTCTCAAATCTATCCGGCGGTAACCAGTGCTTTTGCAGCAATCAGGGAGGGTGCATTTGGTATCGTGATAATACTGTTTCTGCTTCTGGAGCCGGAAGGGCTGGCAAAAAGATGGAATCTGATAAAGGCTTACTGGAAACTATGGCCTTATTCCCATTAAGACTGGGTTTGCAGGACTGCTCCTGCAGGTTATATAAATAAAAAGTAATATGGAGGATGCAAAATGAAAAGATTGTTACTGGTAATTGTAATGTTAGCTATTTTCAGCGGAGCTGTATTTGCTGAACCGATTAAAATTGGTGCACTTTTTGATTTAACCGGAGGAACTGCTGATGTAGGGAAGCCTTACGCTGAAGGTGTCAGAGACTGTGTGCGATGGTTCAATGAGGAGAAAAACGGGATCGATGGAAGGCAGATTGAGCTTTTAGGTGTGGATTATGCCTATAAAATACCGCAGGCGATAGCGGCTTATAAGAATTTTATGAGGCAGGACGTTGTAGCTGTGCACGGCTGGGGAACGGGTGACACCGAAGCTTTGACTAAATTTGTCAGCAGGGATAAAATACCCTATTTTTCAGCTTCCTATTCTGAACATTTGACAGATCCTGATAAAGCACCTTACAATTTTCTCGTGGGTGCCACATATTCAGATCAGGCCAGAATTGCTCTGAAATATATAAAGGAAAACAGCGAGGAAGACACTGCTGCTTTTATCTATAATGACTCAGGTTTCGGCCGATCACCATTTTTTCCGGATGCAGAAAATTATGCAAAAAAGATAGGCGTGGATGTTGTTGATACGGAAATTGTAGGCCTGAAGGCTCTGGATGCCACAAGTCAGCTTTTGAATATGCAGAAGAAAAATCCGGCTTATGCTTTGATTCAGGAAACATATATGGCTACCTCAACCATATTAAAGGATGCTCAGAAGCTGGATCTCGATACAAAATTTATAGGACTTAACTGGACTTTCGGAAAAACACTTATCGAACTGGCAGGAGAGGCAGCCAATGGCTTTTATGGAACAAACTCTTTTGCAATGTGGAATCAGACAGATGTGGAAGGTATAAAATTTCTTCATGAGCTTAATGCCAAATATCACCCGGATGTTAAATACAGAGCTGTGAATTATGTTCAGGGTTTTTCCTCAATGTATGTTCTTCTTTCTGCACTTGAGAAGACAGAAGGGGAGTTAACAGGAGAAAATATAAAGGCTGCACTTGAATCAATGAAGAATTTTTCAACCATGGGGCTGACAGCGCCTGTCAGTTTCAGTAAAGACAGCCATAAGGGTGTCACCGCCCTTAAGCTTTATCAGATTCAAAATGGCGAAATTAAATCGGTTTCAGACTACATATCGGCGGATTGATGTTAAACGTTAATAATATCGAAGTAGTCTACAATGATGTAATACTTGTTTTAAAAGGGCTCTCCCTGAATGTGAGGGAGGGCTCTGTTGTTTGTCTGTTGGGCTCTAACGGTGCCGGCAAGACTACAACACTTAAGGCTGTGTCCGGTCTTCTCGATTCAGAGGATGGAAGAGTAACTGACGGTGAAATTGTTTTCATGGGGGACAGGATTGACAACAAGGACGCCGCCGAGATTGTTAAAAAAGGGATTTTTCAAATAATGGAGGGGCGCAGGGTTTTTAAAGATCTTAATGTGGAGGAAAACCTCATTGCCGGAGCTTACACGAGCCCTTCAGCCAAAGTAAAAGATTATATTGATAAGGTATATACATATTTCCCGAGATTAAAAGAGAGAAGAACACAGTTAGCCGGTTATATGAGCGGCGGTGAACAGCAGATGCTTGCCATAGGCAGAGCGCTCATGGCTGAGCCTAAGCTGATATTAATGGATGAGCCTTCACTCGGTTTGAGTCCGCTGCTTGTTAAAGAGATTTTCAACATTATTAAAACATTACGTGAAAAGGAGAATGCTTCCATACTTCTGGTGGAGCAAAATGCAAATATGGCTTTAGCCGTATCCGACTATGGTTATATTATGGAGAACGGTAAAATAGTTCTTGAAGGTACATCGGAAGAACTTGTCAAAAATGAAGATGTAAAAGAATTTTATCTTGGCTCCGGAGCCGGAAGAAAGCGTTTCAGAGATGTAAAACACTACAGGAGACGTAAAAGATGGCTTTCTTAGGAAATTTGAGAAAATTATTGTCTTTTCTGAATGACGGCATTGAAAACCCTGAAATAATAAAGTTTTTGAAGAAAAGAGGGTTGAAGGACGGCCCTATTAGCTCATATGAGGATTTTTGCAGTATAAAACCTCTCACCAAATTCGAGTTATCACATATGCAGCAGCAAAATCCTCCTTTTGCCGGATTAGTGGACATGGAAATCGTTAGTAAGATATATCTCTCACCGGGACCGATTTTTAATTCTAAAGTTGCTGAATTTAGTCATTACAGATTTTATAAGGCTCTCTCAAAAGCTGATTTTAATAAAAACGATATCGTTTTTAATGCATTTTCCTATAATATGTCACCGGCCGGGGATATGTTTGACGAAGCGGCCAGGTATCTAGGTGCGGCCGTTATCCCTGCAGGCCCTTCAGAATCTCAAAAAGCTGCGGAAATAATTGAGAAAACCGGTGCAACCGCTTTTACCGGTACGAGAACATTTTTGTTTAATATATTAAAACACCTTGGAAATAAGAGCCGGCTGAAGAAAGCCTATCTGATTGCAGAAAAAATGACTGAAAAAGACAGGGAGCTCTTTGCATCAAAATACGGAGTGCAGGCATATCAGGGTTACGGAACTGCTGAAGTTGGGTTGATTGCAACTGAATGCTCAGAAAAACATATGCATCCGGATATAGATATTTTTTTGGAAGTTTTAGAGCCCGGGAATTTTCAACCTGTTGACTTAGGGGAAACGGGGGAAGCTGTAATTACTTTTATGAATGGCAAGCTCCCTTTTGTCAGATTAGCCACGGGTGATTTGACAATTGCAGAAAATCAGGAGTGTGGCTGCGGCAGTGATGAGGGATTTATAAAAGGAATTTTCGGCAGAAGCGACAGCTCGGTAAAAGTTAAGGGTATCTTTGTGCATTACTGGCAGTTTCAGAATTTTTTGGAAGAAAACGGTATTAATGGAAAACTTGTTGTTGAAACTACAGGGAATAAGGATGTTCTCAGAATGATATCAAACATCGAAAGCGAAGGTGATTTGAAACAAGATTTTCATAAAAAATTCGGTTTAAAACTGGAAAGTATAGAGATGGATAAAAATTTAGAAGAAAATGGTATAATTGATAATAGAGACAGGTTAAAGCAGAGCTGAGGTGATTTATGTTTGTAAAAGACTGGATGCAGACGAATTTAATTACAGTTAACGAAGATGATACGATTCTGGATGCCGTTCACCTGATGAGGGAAAACAGAATCAGAAGGCTGCCCGTACTTAAAAAGGGGAAACTTACAGGTATTATCACTGAAAAGGATATAAAAGAATTCTCACCTTCCAGAGCCAGTACACTTGATATCTATGAAATGCACAATATTTTGGCTAAGTCAGTGGTAAAAGATGCCATGACCAGTGATGTGATCAGCGTTAGTCCTGAAAATCCCATTGAAAGAGCCGCTCTGATATTACGCGATAAACGTTTTGGCGGATTACCCGTTGTGGATAGTGATGGCGAGCTGTGCGGTATAATCACCTCTGTTGATGTGTTTGATGTTTTTGTTGAGGCTATGGGGATGAGAAAGGCGGGTGCCCGAATTACGATTTTTGTTGAGGACCAGCCGGGGGCAATTGCTGAGATAGCAAAAACAATCAAGAAACACAATCTTAATATTATCAGCCTGGCAACATTTTACTTTAAAAACAAACCGGAAGGTTTCAGGGACATTGTAATAAGGCTGAGCGGGAATGAAAATGAAGTTCAGTCAGCTTCTGATGAGCTTCACGAAAACGGTTTTGAGGTGACAAGTCTTTTATTTCTGGATGCTGCAAATATCGTGAAGTAAAGAGCTTTCTATCCGGGAAGCATTGTCTTTAAATCCTGAAATGTTTTACACCCGGGTGAGATATCGTCCATTCTGCCTTTTTTATCAAAAACAGCGGTTATGGGAACCATCCTGATATTCATTTTTTCTTTAAGGCTGTCTGTTATAAGATAGGTTTTGAAAGGGAATTTATTTTTTTCAGTAAAAACTCTGACAGTCTCTTCTGATTTATCGATTGCAATGCCGATAATCTTAACTCCGTTGTCAGTAAAGTACTTGTAATTGTTTTTGACGGCTGTAAGTTCTTTGAGGCAGTATGGGCAGTAGGTCGCCCAAAAAATGACAACAGTTTTTCCATTATGGCCGGCTACTTCTTTTTTAAGTTTTTTATACGTAATATTTGATACTTCTGCATTTACTAAACCGGCTGCCAATAAAATTATAAATAAAAAAATAGATTTTTTCATCTCTTCACCTGTTTTTTAGAGGGATAATACATTTAATTATAAAAAAATAAATACTAAATATTTTTGCCTCCCTCCCACTTTTTTAATAGCATGCCAAATTCAGTAGTTTACAGGGTCTCAAGTATTCAACCATTTCAACTACCTCTAACTACCTCTAACTACCTCCCTCTACTTATCACGCGCCAAGGATTACGTATATAAATGCGAAAATTTTGGAAGATTCGTATATATCATGTTAAATATTTAATTCTGAGTG includes:
- a CDS encoding phenylacetate--CoA ligase family protein, which gives rise to MAFLGNLRKLLSFLNDGIENPEIIKFLKKRGLKDGPISSYEDFCSIKPLTKFELSHMQQQNPPFAGLVDMEIVSKIYLSPGPIFNSKVAEFSHYRFYKALSKADFNKNDIVFNAFSYNMSPAGDMFDEAARYLGAAVIPAGPSESQKAAEIIEKTGATAFTGTRTFLFNILKHLGNKSRLKKAYLIAEKMTEKDRELFASKYGVQAYQGYGTAEVGLIATECSEKHMHPDIDIFLEVLEPGNFQPVDLGETGEAVITFMNGKLPFVRLATGDLTIAENQECGCGSDEGFIKGIFGRSDSSVKVKGIFVHYWQFQNFLEENGINGKLVVETTGNKDVLRMISNIESEGDLKQDFHKKFGLKLESIEMDKNLEENGIIDNRDRLKQS
- a CDS encoding branched-chain amino acid ABC transporter permease codes for the protein MNYTNCGNFKTSYIKDAAIFQTKFSLIMIYSFIVLTFIFPFFANTYYLYLCNTIFIAIIGAAGLNILTGFTGLISLGHGAFIGVGAYAAAYIFNNTDLNFLIVIPLAGLVTAAVGMFFGIPSLRLKGLYLSIATLAAQFILQFFFVRAEFITGGVSGAFVNFPSVFGVSINSDFSFYFVGLIFTIIMLLAAKNLIRTKTGRIFLSIRDNYIAAEAMGVNVFKYKIISFGISSFYAGVAGALWLFYLTIITPEHFTIGVSIQYLSMVIIGGLGSLLGSIFGAVFITLLPEFLRFAADNLSQIYPAVTSAFAAIREGAFGIVIILFLLLEPEGLAKRWNLIKAYWKLWPYSH
- a CDS encoding ABC transporter ATP-binding protein, with product MLNVNNIEVVYNDVILVLKGLSLNVREGSVVCLLGSNGAGKTTTLKAVSGLLDSEDGRVTDGEIVFMGDRIDNKDAAEIVKKGIFQIMEGRRVFKDLNVEENLIAGAYTSPSAKVKDYIDKVYTYFPRLKERRTQLAGYMSGGEQQMLAIGRALMAEPKLILMDEPSLGLSPLLVKEIFNIIKTLREKENASILLVEQNANMALAVSDYGYIMENGKIVLEGTSEELVKNEDVKEFYLGSGAGRKRFRDVKHYRRRKRWLS
- a CDS encoding TlpA family protein disulfide reductase translates to MKKSIFLFIILLAAGLVNAEVSNITYKKLKKEVAGHNGKTVVIFWATYCPYCLKELTAVKNNYKYFTDNGVKIIGIAIDKSEETVRVFTEKNKFPFKTYLITDSLKEKMNIRMVPITAVFDKKGRMDDISPGCKTFQDLKTMLPG
- a CDS encoding ABC transporter substrate-binding protein, with amino-acid sequence MKRLLLVIVMLAIFSGAVFAEPIKIGALFDLTGGTADVGKPYAEGVRDCVRWFNEEKNGIDGRQIELLGVDYAYKIPQAIAAYKNFMRQDVVAVHGWGTGDTEALTKFVSRDKIPYFSASYSEHLTDPDKAPYNFLVGATYSDQARIALKYIKENSEEDTAAFIYNDSGFGRSPFFPDAENYAKKIGVDVVDTEIVGLKALDATSQLLNMQKKNPAYALIQETYMATSTILKDAQKLDLDTKFIGLNWTFGKTLIELAGEAANGFYGTNSFAMWNQTDVEGIKFLHELNAKYHPDVKYRAVNYVQGFSSMYVLLSALEKTEGELTGENIKAALESMKNFSTMGLTAPVSFSKDSHKGVTALKLYQIQNGEIKSVSDYISAD
- a CDS encoding CBS and ACT domain-containing protein; the protein is MFVKDWMQTNLITVNEDDTILDAVHLMRENRIRRLPVLKKGKLTGIITEKDIKEFSPSRASTLDIYEMHNILAKSVVKDAMTSDVISVSPENPIERAALILRDKRFGGLPVVDSDGELCGIITSVDVFDVFVEAMGMRKAGARITIFVEDQPGAIAEIAKTIKKHNLNIISLATFYFKNKPEGFRDIVIRLSGNENEVQSASDELHENGFEVTSLLFLDAANIVK